The following proteins are encoded in a genomic region of Hemibagrus wyckioides isolate EC202008001 linkage group LG29, SWU_Hwy_1.0, whole genome shotgun sequence:
- the plrg1 gene encoding pleiotropic regulator 1 isoform X1 — protein sequence MTEEVQKHSVHTLVFRSLKRSHDMFVADHAKQVSLDEESHKLKMSIKLRTEYGPVLHMPVLKEGKSKVAPNALDPYNSSGYMSAESDPEYLITGTHPYPSAPGVALTADTQLQKMPSEAAVHSMALALPPSQARQDMARTAASVGDIHRHAGAAERSHPPQHSLVSRALMEAGGTKNSALIPRKAPTMPKPQWHPPWKLYRVISGHLGWVRCLAVEPGNQWFVTGSADRTIKIWDLASGKLKLSLTGHISTVRGVAVSSRSPYLFSCGEDKQVKCWDLEYNKVIRHYHGHLSAVYDLDLHPTIDVLVTCSRDATARVWDIRTKANAHTLTGHTNTVATVKCQSAEPQIITGSHDTTIRLWDLIAGKTRATLTNHKKSVRALVLHPRQYTFASGSPDNIKQWKFPDGNFIQNLSGHNAIINTLAVNSDGVLVSGADNGTIHLWDWRTGYNFQRIHAAVQPGSLDSESGIFSCVFDHSESRLITAEADKTIKVYKEDDTATEESHPVNWKPEILKRKRF from the exons ATGACCGAG GAGGTGCAGAAGCACTCTGTGCACACGCTGGTCTTCAGATCTCTGAAACGAAGCCATGACATGTTCGTAGCCGATCACGCCAAGCAGGTCTCTCTGGATGAGGAGAG TCATAAGCTGAAGATGTCCATTAAGCTGAGGACGGAGTATGGACCGGTGTTGCACATGCCAGTCCTGAAAGAAGGGAAAAGTAAAGTGGCTCCAAACGCCTTGGATCCGTACAACAGCTCTGGTTACATGTCAGCCG AGAGTGATCCCGAGTATCTCATCACAGGAACACACCCGTACCCATCTGCCCCAG GAGTTGCCCTCACGGCTGACACTCAGCTGCAGAAGATGCCCAGCGAAGCCGCAGTTCACTCCATGGCACTGGCTCTGCCTCCGTCTCAAGCAAG gcaGGACATGGCTCGAACTGCAGCGAGTGTTGGAGACATCCACAGACACGCCGGGGCAGCAGAGCGATCCCATCCACCACAGCACTCACTAGTGAGCAGA gcATTAATGGAAGCAGGAGGGACAAAGAATTCAGCTCTGATCCCCCGCAAAGCTCCAACAATGCCCAAACCACAGTGGCACCCACCATGGAAACTCTACCGG gtgatcAGTGGTCATCTGGGCTGGGTCAGGTGTTTAGCAGTGGAGCCTGGAAACCAGTGGTTTGTTACTGGATCTGCAGACAGGACCATAAAG atctgggATCTGGCGAGTGGGAAGCTGAAGCTGTCTCTAACAGGTCACATTAGTACAGTTAGAGGAGTGGCTGTGAGCTCACGCAGCCCGTATCTGTTCTCCTGTGGAGAGGACAAACAGGTCAAGTGCTGGGATCTGGAGTAcaacaag GTTATCCGTCACTACCACGGTCACCTGAGTGCTGTTTACGACCTGGACCTCCATCCCACCATTGATGTTCTGGTGACCTGCAGTCGTGACGCTACAGCCAga gtTTGGGACATTAGGACCAAGGCTAACGCCCACACACTGACTGGTCACACCAACACGGTCGCCACGGTGAAGTGTCAGAGTGCCGAACCTCAGATAAtcacag GAAGCCATGACACCACCATCAGACTGTGGGATCTGATCGCCGGAAAGACCAGAGCCACGCTGACCAATCACAAGAAATCTGTGCGAGCGCTGGTGCTGCATCCGCGACA ATACACGTTCGCCTCGGGATCTCCAGACAACATCAAGCAGTGGAAATTTCCGGATGGGAATTTTATCCAGAATCTGTCAGGACACAACGCCATCATTAACACTCTCGCAGTGAACTCAGATGGAGTTCTCGTTTCTGGAG CCGATAATGGTACGATCCACCTGTGGGACTGGAGGACGGGGTATAATTTCCAGCGGATCCACGCGGCCGTGCAGCCCGGCTCTCTGGACAGCGAGTCTGGGATTTTCTCCTGCGTGTTTGATCACTCCGAGAGCCGCCTAATCACAGCCGAGGCAGACAAAACCATCAAAGTGTATAAGGAGGACGACACGGCG
- the plrg1 gene encoding pleiotropic regulator 1 isoform X2 encodes MTEEVQKHSVHTLVFRSLKRSHDMFVADHAKQVSLDEESHKLKMSIKLRTEYGPVLHMPVLKEGKSKVAPNALDPYNSSGYMSAESDPEYLITGTHPYPSAPGVALTADTQLQKMPSEAAVHSMALALPPSQARQDMARTAASVGDIHRHAGAAERSHPPQHSLALMEAGGTKNSALIPRKAPTMPKPQWHPPWKLYRVISGHLGWVRCLAVEPGNQWFVTGSADRTIKIWDLASGKLKLSLTGHISTVRGVAVSSRSPYLFSCGEDKQVKCWDLEYNKVIRHYHGHLSAVYDLDLHPTIDVLVTCSRDATARVWDIRTKANAHTLTGHTNTVATVKCQSAEPQIITGSHDTTIRLWDLIAGKTRATLTNHKKSVRALVLHPRQYTFASGSPDNIKQWKFPDGNFIQNLSGHNAIINTLAVNSDGVLVSGADNGTIHLWDWRTGYNFQRIHAAVQPGSLDSESGIFSCVFDHSESRLITAEADKTIKVYKEDDTATEESHPVNWKPEILKRKRF; translated from the exons ATGACCGAG GAGGTGCAGAAGCACTCTGTGCACACGCTGGTCTTCAGATCTCTGAAACGAAGCCATGACATGTTCGTAGCCGATCACGCCAAGCAGGTCTCTCTGGATGAGGAGAG TCATAAGCTGAAGATGTCCATTAAGCTGAGGACGGAGTATGGACCGGTGTTGCACATGCCAGTCCTGAAAGAAGGGAAAAGTAAAGTGGCTCCAAACGCCTTGGATCCGTACAACAGCTCTGGTTACATGTCAGCCG AGAGTGATCCCGAGTATCTCATCACAGGAACACACCCGTACCCATCTGCCCCAG GAGTTGCCCTCACGGCTGACACTCAGCTGCAGAAGATGCCCAGCGAAGCCGCAGTTCACTCCATGGCACTGGCTCTGCCTCCGTCTCAAGCAAG gcaGGACATGGCTCGAACTGCAGCGAGTGTTGGAGACATCCACAGACACGCCGGGGCAGCAGAGCGATCCCATCCACCACAGCACTCACTA gcATTAATGGAAGCAGGAGGGACAAAGAATTCAGCTCTGATCCCCCGCAAAGCTCCAACAATGCCCAAACCACAGTGGCACCCACCATGGAAACTCTACCGG gtgatcAGTGGTCATCTGGGCTGGGTCAGGTGTTTAGCAGTGGAGCCTGGAAACCAGTGGTTTGTTACTGGATCTGCAGACAGGACCATAAAG atctgggATCTGGCGAGTGGGAAGCTGAAGCTGTCTCTAACAGGTCACATTAGTACAGTTAGAGGAGTGGCTGTGAGCTCACGCAGCCCGTATCTGTTCTCCTGTGGAGAGGACAAACAGGTCAAGTGCTGGGATCTGGAGTAcaacaag GTTATCCGTCACTACCACGGTCACCTGAGTGCTGTTTACGACCTGGACCTCCATCCCACCATTGATGTTCTGGTGACCTGCAGTCGTGACGCTACAGCCAga gtTTGGGACATTAGGACCAAGGCTAACGCCCACACACTGACTGGTCACACCAACACGGTCGCCACGGTGAAGTGTCAGAGTGCCGAACCTCAGATAAtcacag GAAGCCATGACACCACCATCAGACTGTGGGATCTGATCGCCGGAAAGACCAGAGCCACGCTGACCAATCACAAGAAATCTGTGCGAGCGCTGGTGCTGCATCCGCGACA ATACACGTTCGCCTCGGGATCTCCAGACAACATCAAGCAGTGGAAATTTCCGGATGGGAATTTTATCCAGAATCTGTCAGGACACAACGCCATCATTAACACTCTCGCAGTGAACTCAGATGGAGTTCTCGTTTCTGGAG CCGATAATGGTACGATCCACCTGTGGGACTGGAGGACGGGGTATAATTTCCAGCGGATCCACGCGGCCGTGCAGCCCGGCTCTCTGGACAGCGAGTCTGGGATTTTCTCCTGCGTGTTTGATCACTCCGAGAGCCGCCTAATCACAGCCGAGGCAGACAAAACCATCAAAGTGTATAAGGAGGACGACACGGCG